Proteins co-encoded in one Vampirovibrio chlorellavorus genomic window:
- a CDS encoding GGDEF domain-containing protein, with product MSMLNRQPNANALPSATASEQIGLAVGLSTLLKRNSAQESQTAGQIFQAILSCNQQSAHSDPLAQADYALKQARCQTAFQFDLSEQLPEAVSQIYQALAQALGTPHCAVLVADEQTGLYALLEDLQTPGAKIHELTGPQDAALRNRLPEAITQSCFPLENGQTGLLAVSASSQIPQQQVLLDSLCPALATKVNRLLRFRQSQTLPFVQGVVLELASRLVTAVDRDAIITATLDIFTRRLGFDACQYVGFNPENGQGEVLFDMRHQDGKVRLHSYSHAGLQGKRRKIREFSNLVGLLSSMARNRFYLHLNGQKLGERSLGDIFGVKHVQSALLLPMVDLATGEIQGTFNLFYTSDALIGEESRQVAQEAVRLASQAISRALVLEKALAMASSDELTGLMNRRGYYQRFESELERARRNQTPLCVALIDVDHFKHFNDTYGHLSGDLVLKALAELFTQKLRRSDVICRFGGEEFAILLPDTNLKSAVELMERVRQTVESLSITGINGEALKVTISVGVAEVNTLPKASLHRSEISDTLALADEQLYAAKNQGRNRVCYARPGETSQQVFQAG from the coding sequence ATGAGCATGCTGAACCGACAGCCAAACGCCAATGCCCTCCCAAGCGCCACCGCTTCGGAGCAAATCGGGCTGGCAGTGGGATTGTCCACCCTGCTCAAGCGCAACAGCGCCCAAGAAAGCCAGACTGCCGGGCAGATCTTTCAGGCAATTTTAAGCTGCAACCAGCAATCCGCCCACTCGGATCCGCTGGCTCAGGCCGATTATGCCCTGAAGCAGGCCCGCTGCCAAACCGCCTTTCAGTTCGATCTCTCCGAACAGCTGCCGGAAGCGGTCAGCCAGATCTATCAAGCCCTCGCTCAGGCACTGGGCACCCCTCATTGCGCCGTACTGGTGGCCGATGAACAAACCGGCCTGTACGCCCTGCTAGAGGATTTGCAAACCCCGGGGGCCAAGATCCACGAATTGACCGGCCCTCAGGATGCCGCCCTGCGGAATCGCTTGCCGGAAGCGATTACACAAAGCTGCTTTCCACTGGAAAATGGTCAAACGGGACTGCTGGCCGTCAGCGCCTCCAGCCAAATCCCGCAGCAGCAGGTCCTGCTGGACAGTCTTTGCCCTGCACTGGCCACCAAAGTCAATCGACTACTGCGCTTCCGGCAATCCCAGACCCTGCCGTTCGTGCAGGGCGTGGTACTGGAACTGGCCTCCAGACTGGTCACCGCCGTGGATCGAGACGCCATCATTACCGCCACCCTGGACATCTTTACCCGTCGGCTGGGGTTTGACGCCTGCCAGTACGTGGGCTTCAATCCCGAAAACGGACAAGGGGAAGTCCTGTTTGACATGCGCCATCAGGATGGAAAAGTCAGGCTGCACAGTTACAGCCACGCCGGACTGCAGGGCAAGCGCCGCAAAATCAGGGAATTTTCGAATCTGGTGGGCCTGCTGTCTTCGATGGCTCGCAACCGGTTTTACCTGCACCTGAACGGACAAAAACTGGGTGAACGTTCATTGGGTGATATCTTCGGCGTGAAGCACGTGCAATCGGCCCTGCTATTGCCCATGGTGGACCTGGCCACCGGGGAGATCCAGGGGACTTTCAACCTGTTTTACACCAGCGACGCCCTGATCGGCGAGGAAAGCCGTCAGGTGGCGCAAGAAGCCGTTCGATTGGCTTCTCAGGCCATCAGCAGGGCGCTGGTTCTGGAAAAGGCTCTGGCCATGGCCTCCAGCGATGAGCTGACCGGGCTGATGAATCGCCGGGGATACTATCAACGGTTTGAATCGGAACTGGAGCGGGCCCGCCGCAACCAGACCCCGCTTTGCGTGGCCTTAATAGACGTCGATCACTTTAAGCACTTCAATGATACCTACGGTCACCTCAGCGGCGATCTGGTGCTGAAAGCGCTGGCCGAACTGTTCACTCAAAAACTGCGTCGTAGTGACGTGATTTGCCGTTTCGGCGGAGAAGAATTCGCCATTTTACTGCCGGATACCAACCTGAAGTCGGCGGTGGAGCTGATGGAGCGGGTTCGGCAGACGGTGGAGAGCCTGAGCATTACCGGCATCAACGGAGAAGCGCTCAAGGTCACCATCAGTGTGGGGGTGGCCGAAGTGAATACCCTGCCCAAAGCCAGCCTGCACCGCTCCGAGATTTCCGATACGCTGGCCCTGGCCGATGAGCAACTGTACGCGGCCAAAAATCAGGGTCGCAACCGGGTTTGCTATGCCCGCCCCGGGGAGACCAGCCAGCAAGTCTTTCAAGCAGGATAG
- a CDS encoding thioredoxin family protein encodes MIAPTSSKMTLQLPVEKPSAVPTQAKAAAMFKRSFLLVLMITSLVFASAFATQLWMTKDLPSSYDPGLSIETAFKTSKVPLLVEFYSDTCGTCKQLTPVIHELKEGPYKHRLTLVMLDVSEPANQDIAKLFGVDALPGVFVFDPHHMKKHPIKPEFFTSKGTLQQAIDKALSKTMNL; translated from the coding sequence ATGATCGCACCCACTTCCAGTAAAATGACCTTACAGCTTCCCGTGGAAAAACCCAGTGCCGTCCCCACCCAAGCAAAGGCAGCCGCCATGTTCAAACGCAGCTTTTTACTGGTTTTGATGATTACCTCTCTGGTGTTCGCCTCGGCCTTTGCCACCCAGTTATGGATGACCAAAGACCTGCCCTCCTCCTACGATCCGGGGCTCAGCATTGAAACCGCCTTTAAAACCTCCAAAGTGCCTTTGCTGGTTGAGTTTTACAGCGACACATGCGGCACCTGCAAACAACTGACACCGGTTATTCACGAGTTGAAAGAAGGCCCCTACAAGCACAGACTGACTCTGGTCATGCTGGATGTCAGCGAACCGGCCAACCAGGACATTGCCAAGTTATTCGGGGTAGACGCCTTGCCCGGTGTGTTCGTGTTTGATCCCCATCACATGAAGAAGCACCCCATCAAGCCGGAATTTTTCACCTCCAAAGGCACCTTGCAACAGGCCATCGACAAGGCTTTATCCAAAACCATGAATTTATAA
- a CDS encoding tetratricopeptide repeat protein translates to MKIIAVFKSYSAVFPLGVACAAVVMLLAAAPAHADAYQLGLNLYTQGNYAGAIRYFLDSVAQNSLNANAHYYLADSYLKLNRFAEAQAEYQKILTLAPDSQAARLSRVGLSRLRLYTESSNSRQWRLSGETGGAKADRYEGVIPKGGDYLDNATEGGKRVRWALSRLPLRVYIEESPLGIRNFQPGFVAEVRRGLDVWCAALENQLSYTQVTSKEQADIRVSWVNNIDSQAYNEEGRTAYTAGLMTPHYQGDRIDYMDVKIATFDILGKPQSGEQIHAVAVHELGHSLGLMGHSDQPGDIMYSENRSVIKPSLRDVITIRRLYTLAADINNLSPEQREVTTERVQELANAQEKALGRLERTVEQSGTPLNYLNLGVGYYQKALQAIQKGENARPWLEKALQAIDKTIEMQPKDPRAYHRRSLVHQELGDFDSAFGDIQRAITYDRSEPEYLMLKAWYLSQLNRKGEARGALDAYLLAKPSAAGSAEVKRIQQALVNKV, encoded by the coding sequence ATGAAAATAATTGCCGTTTTCAAATCGTATAGCGCCGTGTTTCCGTTGGGGGTGGCCTGTGCTGCGGTAGTCATGTTGCTTGCTGCGGCCCCTGCCCATGCCGATGCCTATCAGCTGGGGCTGAACCTTTATACTCAGGGCAATTACGCGGGCGCCATCCGTTATTTTCTGGACTCGGTGGCTCAAAACAGCCTGAACGCCAATGCCCATTATTATCTGGCGGACTCTTACCTGAAGTTGAACCGCTTTGCGGAGGCTCAGGCTGAATACCAGAAAATTTTGACGCTGGCCCCTGACTCTCAGGCCGCTCGTTTGTCTCGGGTGGGGCTGTCCCGTTTACGACTGTATACGGAAAGCAGCAACAGTCGGCAGTGGCGTTTGAGCGGAGAGACTGGAGGGGCAAAGGCGGATCGCTATGAAGGGGTCATTCCCAAGGGTGGTGATTACCTGGACAATGCCACAGAGGGGGGGAAGCGAGTGCGTTGGGCTTTGTCCCGGCTACCGCTGAGGGTTTATATTGAGGAGTCTCCTCTGGGCATTCGCAATTTTCAGCCGGGGTTTGTGGCTGAGGTTCGACGGGGGCTGGATGTATGGTGCGCGGCGCTTGAAAATCAGCTGTCCTACACGCAGGTGACCAGTAAAGAGCAGGCCGATATTCGGGTGAGCTGGGTGAACAACATCGATAGTCAGGCGTATAACGAGGAAGGGCGAACCGCCTATACTGCGGGCTTGATGACCCCGCATTATCAGGGCGACCGTATTGACTACATGGATGTGAAGATAGCCACCTTTGATATTTTGGGCAAGCCGCAGAGCGGTGAGCAGATTCATGCGGTGGCCGTTCACGAGCTGGGGCACAGTCTGGGCTTGATGGGCCATAGTGATCAGCCCGGGGACATTATGTACTCGGAAAACCGAAGCGTCATCAAGCCCTCCTTGCGGGACGTGATTACCATTCGTCGGCTTTATACGCTGGCCGCCGATATCAACAATCTTTCACCGGAACAGCGTGAGGTCACTACCGAGCGGGTGCAGGAGCTGGCCAATGCGCAGGAGAAGGCCCTTGGCAGGCTGGAGCGCACGGTGGAACAGAGCGGTACCCCCCTGAATTATCTGAATTTGGGGGTGGGTTATTATCAAAAGGCGCTTCAGGCTATTCAAAAGGGAGAAAACGCCAGACCCTGGCTGGAAAAAGCATTGCAGGCCATTGATAAGACCATTGAGATGCAACCCAAAGATCCCCGGGCCTATCATCGCCGCAGCCTGGTGCATCAGGAGCTGGGGGACTTTGACAGTGCGTTCGGGGATATCCAGAGAGCCATTACTTATGATCGCAGTGAGCCGGAATACCTGATGCTGAAGGCTTGGTACCTCAGCCAGTTAAATCGCAAGGGAGAAGCCCGTGGGGCGCTGGACGCCTACTTGCTGGCCAAGCCTTCCGCCGCGGGTTCCGCCGAGGTAAAGCGTATTCAGCAAGCCCTGGTCAACAAGGTTTGA
- a CDS encoding KpsF/GutQ family sugar-phosphate isomerase: MSNASTNSAPIAQPLSQTPPLPPVPLQNVPDAPEALLARARGVVDIEIQALEDLKAQMDDQFVRAVELIEACTGRVVITGMGKSGHIGKKIAATLSSTGTPSYFLHPAEGSHGDLGLLTPQDMVIAISNSGETPEILGILPLVKRFGVPLIGMTGKVSSTLAQQSDVVLNIAVRQEACPLGLAPTASTTATLALGDALAVVLLERRGFSPDDFALFHPAGNLGKRLLLRVSDVMHTGDSLPRVSVDTPFLDALMEVSSKKLGLAIVLDAQGVMQGILTDGDVRRALTRFNDPRTIPLAEVMTVSPKQIEPDALAVTALRLMETHKITVLVSCSPQGQPIGVVHMHDILKTGIS, translated from the coding sequence ATGTCAAACGCTTCGACCAATTCTGCTCCCATTGCTCAGCCACTCTCTCAGACCCCTCCCCTTCCTCCAGTCCCTCTCCAAAACGTGCCGGATGCCCCGGAAGCATTGCTGGCCCGTGCCCGTGGGGTGGTGGATATTGAAATTCAGGCCCTTGAAGACTTGAAGGCTCAAATGGACGATCAGTTCGTGCGGGCCGTGGAATTGATTGAGGCCTGCACCGGCCGGGTGGTGATTACCGGCATGGGGAAATCCGGGCACATTGGCAAGAAAATCGCCGCCACCCTGTCCAGCACCGGAACGCCCAGTTACTTTTTGCACCCTGCCGAAGGCAGCCATGGGGATTTGGGCTTGCTGACCCCGCAGGATATGGTGATTGCCATCTCCAATAGCGGGGAAACCCCCGAAATTCTCGGGATTTTACCGTTGGTGAAGCGATTCGGAGTTCCCCTGATTGGCATGACCGGTAAGGTCAGTTCCACGCTGGCCCAGCAAAGCGATGTGGTCTTGAATATCGCCGTGCGGCAGGAGGCCTGTCCTTTGGGCTTGGCCCCCACTGCCAGCACCACGGCTACCCTGGCCTTGGGAGATGCTTTGGCGGTGGTGTTGCTGGAGCGTCGGGGCTTTTCCCCGGATGATTTTGCCCTGTTTCACCCGGCGGGCAATTTAGGGAAGCGTTTGTTATTGCGGGTCTCCGATGTCATGCACACCGGGGACAGCTTGCCACGGGTGTCCGTGGATACCCCCTTTCTGGATGCCCTGATGGAAGTCAGCTCCAAAAAGCTGGGGCTGGCCATTGTGCTGGACGCTCAGGGTGTGATGCAGGGGATTTTGACGGACGGAGACGTGCGCCGGGCTCTCACTCGCTTCAATGACCCCCGAACCATTCCACTGGCTGAGGTCATGACCGTGTCGCCCAAGCAAATTGAGCCGGACGCCTTGGCGGTGACGGCCTTGCGCCTGATGGAAACCCATAAAATCACCGTGCTGGTCAGTTGCTCCCCGCAGGGGCAGCCTATTGGGGTGGTGCATATGCACGATATTTTAAAAACCGGCATCAGTTAG
- a CDS encoding vWA domain-containing protein, translating to MSHQDDRSQRYWLNHIVNRIEAFVQGSRQTVKNAPIGRMGYPSLSWLAVITVSVALAAMGMVPSTAKAQLPPITGNVQQSQQGLNQQAGPENVMIILDSSYSMSEPIEQSGENKMIAAKRTVLDVLRNISPRTRVGLRVYGNSANQFTACKATSLLVPLGENNRNLIASKMIGLRPTGATPISYTVLRSLQEDFNAVNGTHSIILISDGIETCGEDPCDVAVKMQQMGIHIKINVIGLGLQDYAAVKQLRCVALATKGQFYTANTAAELANSLNKALAVETNVQGTVIQHSQNPVVPMPQSVQPPVATPRTVTVPEVVLPAAVPIESNKR from the coding sequence ATGAGTCATCAGGATGATCGATCTCAGCGTTACTGGTTGAATCATATTGTGAACCGGATTGAGGCTTTTGTGCAAGGTTCCAGACAAACGGTAAAGAATGCGCCGATAGGCAGGATGGGGTATCCGTCCCTCTCCTGGTTGGCTGTGATCACGGTCAGTGTGGCTCTGGCGGCCATGGGGATGGTTCCCTCAACGGCCAAGGCTCAGTTGCCGCCCATTACTGGTAATGTCCAGCAAAGCCAGCAGGGATTGAACCAACAGGCCGGGCCAGAGAACGTCATGATCATTCTGGATTCCTCGTACTCCATGTCTGAGCCCATTGAGCAAAGCGGCGAGAATAAAATGATTGCCGCCAAGCGCACCGTGCTGGACGTGTTGCGCAATATTTCGCCCCGTACCCGGGTGGGCTTGAGGGTCTATGGCAATTCCGCCAACCAGTTTACCGCCTGCAAGGCCACCAGCCTGTTGGTACCCCTGGGAGAGAACAACCGCAACCTGATCGCCAGTAAAATGATTGGCCTGCGCCCCACCGGGGCCACCCCCATCAGCTACACGGTATTGCGCTCCCTGCAGGAAGACTTCAACGCGGTCAATGGCACCCATTCCATTATTCTGATCAGCGATGGCATTGAGACCTGTGGGGAGGACCCCTGCGATGTGGCTGTGAAAATGCAGCAAATGGGTATTCACATCAAAATCAACGTGATTGGGCTTGGCTTACAGGACTATGCGGCGGTGAAGCAATTGCGCTGCGTGGCCTTGGCTACCAAGGGCCAGTTTTATACCGCCAATACCGCCGCTGAGCTGGCCAATAGCCTGAACAAGGCCTTGGCCGTGGAAACCAACGTGCAAGGGACGGTCATTCAACACTCACAGAACCCGGTGGTCCCTATGCCTCAGTCCGTTCAGCCGCCGGTGGCTACGCCTCGCACGGTGACCGTTCCAGAGGTGGTTTTACCGGCTGCGGTACCCATTGAGTCCAATAAGAGGTAA
- a CDS encoding tetratricopeptide repeat protein yields MKFQVSLLNFSLCLMSALLCGLLVPVSAQEMDHDKTLDTVEIQVLGRKYENLSQERRLTQLERQLNANPPVKASSQYRVNQLINAHQRSVSEAQRREAVKAYNTGIDLSRQGKNNEAIAIYQQALTLDPYLIPAYNNLANLQESLGAFDQAQGTYQKAIEMAPNEPLLHFNLAVIQEKQGKIMDAYEHYRQYVKLSSSPDPQIVELVRSFDARRFSASREPDYSTLTTKESRGERLIWQDWQMPLPVFVVLNDPSQALFVPEVYKDFDTWTHATQGRLRFREVGYPDQARILITLKQGPLMDANASIGHASFNIETLNTEDPMKRLRVTIVVNTGEPGTAITLENRKQQVRKLVLHELGHAIGIWGHSSDPGDIMYTHPLVSELSSRDVRTIQKLYGIQPVPAPVTSYSGQP; encoded by the coding sequence TTTAGACACGGTGGAAATTCAGGTTCTGGGGCGGAAGTACGAGAACCTGTCTCAGGAGCGCCGGTTGACCCAGCTGGAGAGGCAGTTGAACGCCAATCCGCCGGTCAAGGCCAGTTCCCAGTATCGGGTCAATCAGCTAATCAATGCCCACCAGCGTAGTGTTTCTGAGGCGCAGCGCCGAGAGGCGGTAAAAGCCTACAATACGGGCATTGATTTGTCTCGGCAGGGCAAAAATAATGAAGCTATTGCTATTTATCAACAGGCCTTGACCCTGGATCCTTATCTGATTCCCGCTTATAACAACCTGGCCAATTTACAGGAAAGTCTGGGGGCTTTTGATCAGGCGCAAGGGACCTATCAAAAAGCCATTGAAATGGCTCCCAATGAACCTTTATTGCATTTTAATCTTGCGGTGATTCAGGAGAAGCAAGGTAAAATCATGGACGCTTATGAGCATTACCGCCAGTACGTCAAGCTCTCCTCCAGCCCGGATCCGCAAATTGTGGAGCTGGTGCGCAGTTTTGATGCTCGTCGTTTTTCGGCCAGCAGGGAGCCTGATTATTCCACGCTTACCACCAAGGAGTCCCGCGGGGAGCGTCTGATTTGGCAGGACTGGCAAATGCCATTGCCTGTTTTCGTGGTGCTGAATGATCCCTCTCAAGCGTTGTTTGTTCCGGAAGTCTACAAGGATTTTGACACATGGACGCATGCTACGCAGGGCCGACTCCGTTTCCGGGAAGTCGGATATCCTGATCAGGCCCGCATTTTAATTACTCTTAAGCAGGGACCTTTAATGGATGCCAACGCCAGCATTGGTCACGCCAGCTTTAACATTGAAACGCTGAATACAGAAGATCCTATGAAGCGCTTGCGGGTGACCATTGTGGTTAATACTGGGGAACCAGGCACTGCTATCACCCTTGAGAACCGGAAACAGCAGGTACGTAAGCTGGTTTTGCACGAGCTGGGACATGCTATCGGTATTTGGGGGCACAGCAGCGATCCGGGGGATATTATGTATACCCATCCTCTGGTGTCTGAACTGTCCAGCCGAGACGTGCGAACAATCCAGAAGCTGTACGGCATTCAGCCGGTACCTGCCCCGGTGACCAGTTATTCGGGTCAGCCTTGA